From one Triticum urartu cultivar G1812 chromosome 3, Tu2.1, whole genome shotgun sequence genomic stretch:
- the LOC125549165 gene encoding uncharacterized protein LOC125549165 encodes MDSVLEIQSQAKQQLQRAAMAAAPAEVLPPCKRQKKNPSCLGTSAVLPATATADWSALQLDIVRRIADSFLATNDIDCYMDFRAVCHSWRSATDDPKDNILDYRFLPRRWIILDEVFQSGTHRLLVNTATGRILHRELPLLSDYYIVTTTLDGFFVLADRGPPHAARVFNPLTGGVIPFTVPVPPEVKVTCSLCFEFASPMLTLLSKSFCKIYTASPHSIRTEDFEISLYGLFRRAVEGDLAGLWWLPAGSLESAETAAVNAIGKICDVMKSLHVDPLKFFSGDPPDMGLADDTKCFLMDFGGQLLATIKGQLVQIFRYEAKNGVLLHLKSIGNHAIFLGHHRCIAVDTDMFPLIEANCVYYTEQLGLYARIRKCNIKDEKVESISEAVDFVKQDKQFVLVGDRPFTIIQLLSSYTINIRDSELSLHQIT; translated from the coding sequence ATGGACTCCGTCCTTGAGATCCAGAGTCAAGCGAAGCAGCAACTTCAGCGTGCAGCAATGGCAGCCGCACCGGCTGAAGTTCTCCCGCCTTGTAAGAGGCAAAAGAAGAACCCCAGTTGTCTGGGAACCTCCGCCGTCCTTCCGGCCACGGCGACTGCCGACTGGTCCGCGCTCCAGCTCGACATAGTCCGCCGCATCGCCGACTCCTTCCTCGCCACCAATGACATTGACTGCTACATGGACTTCCGCGCCGTCTGCCACAGCTGGCGTTCCGCCACCGACGACCCCAAGGACAACATTTTGGACTACCGGTTCCTTCCGCGCCGATGGATCATCCTTGACGAGGTCTTTCAGAGTGGGACTCACCGCCTCTTGGTAAACACCGCCACCGGCCGAATCCTTCACAGGGAGCTCCCGCTGCTCTCCGACTACTATATTGTCACCACCACTCTCGACGGCTTCTTCGTCCTGGCCGATAGGGGGCCCCCTCATGCTGCTCGTGTCTTCAACCCTCTCACTGGTGGCGTCATCCCTTTCACCGTGCCCGTGCCGCCTGAGGTGAAGGTCACCTGTTCGCTCTGCTTTGAGTTTGCTTCGCCCATGCTCACCTTGCTCTCCAAGTCATTTTGCAAGATATACACAGCCAGTCCTCACAGTATCCGCACCGAAGACTTTGAGATTTCACTCTATGGTCTGTTTCGGAGGGCGGTCGAAGGTGATTTGGCCGGCCTTTGGTGGCTACCAGCCGGAAGCTTGGAATCAGCCGAAACAGCTGCTGTGAATGCGATTGGCAAGATCTGCGATGTGATGAAGTCGCTCCATGTTGACCCGTTGAAGTTCTTTTCTGGTGATCCTCCTGATATGGGGCTTGCAGACGACACCAAGTGTTTCCTAATGGATTTTGGTGGACAACTGCTGGCCACCATCAAGGGACAACTCGTCCAGATTTTCAGGTACGAAGCCAAGAATGGCGTGCTTTTGCATTTGAAGAGCATCGGCAACCATGCCATCTTCCTTGGTCATCATAGGTGCATAGCTGTGGATACTGATATGTTCCCATTGATCGAGGCAAACTGTGTTTACTACACTGAACAACTGGGTTTGTATGCTCGTATCCGGAAATGCAACATCAAGGACGAGAAAGTAGAGAGCATCTCGGAAGCCGTTGATTTTGTGAAGCAGGACAAGCAGTTTGTCCTCGTCGGCGACCGTCCTTTTACAATCATCCAGCTTCTGTCAAGCTACACCATCAACATCCGGGATTCTGAACTGTCCTTACATCAGATCACATGA
- the LOC125547180 gene encoding uncharacterized protein LOC125547180, with protein sequence MAAVPVGAPPPAKRKKEGPDCLETSPVPPAMVGADWSSLPYDLLRRIADTLLDTNDVDCYMDLRAVCRHWRSTTDDPRSDATDPRFRPRQWIVLDEVFASDTRRLLVNTASGRCLHRELPQLRDHHVVATTLGGFFVLADKSPPHAARVFNPLTGGLISFNAPVPPEGKVAAAVCFGMASPMLTLLCDSSRKHYTAFPDSECFITHEHEHQHKHNYGILRMAIRGGFDGGLQRLTQLQDVVFKINNSMKLVQVHPARFLFDNLPETADPEDMVCFLMEFGGQALTIAKLHRLIKVIKFEPEHDVRARLQSIGRFAIFVGHARCLAVDADKFPSVEANCVYYIERLGSSAHMCKYNLQDEKDERVSDAVDFVKHNKQFVLAADRPFTIIHLIASYTINVRDSELASQQIPFGEVFDEDETSPMFMDGGLLHLDELYH encoded by the coding sequence ATGGCGGCCGTGCCCGTTGGAGCTCCTCCGCCGGCCAAAAGGAAAAAGGAGGGCCCCGATTGCCTGGAAACCTCGCCGGTCCCTCCGGCCATGGTGGGCGCAGACTGGTCCTCGCTCCCATACGACCTCCTCCGCCGCATCGCTGACACCCTCCTGGACACAAACGACGTGGACTGCTACATGGACTTGCGGGCCGTCTGCCGCCACTGGCGCTCCACCACCGACGACCCCCGGAGCGACGCCACCGACCCCCGCTTCCGCCCTCGCCAGTGGATCGTCCTCGACGAGGTCTTCGCGAGCGACACGCGCCGCCTCTTGGTCAACACCGCTAGCGGCCGGTGCCTCCACAGGGAGCTCCCGCAGCTCCGCGACCACCACGTCGTCGCCACAACCCTCGGCGGCTTCTTCGTCCTGGCCGACAAGAGCCCTCCCCACGCCGCTCGTGTCTTCAACCCTCTCACCGGTGGCctcatcagcttcaatgctcccGTGCCTCCCGAGGGAAAGGTTGCCGCCGCCGTCTGCTTCGGCATGGCTTCGCCCATGCTTACCTTATTGTGTGACTCGTCTCGCAAGCATTACACGGCCTTTCCTGACAGTGAATGTTTCATCACCCACGAGCACGAGCATCAGCACAAACATAATTATGGTATATTGAGGATGGCGATCAGAGGTGGTTTCGATGGCGGCTTGCAGCGATTAACCCAATTACAAGACGTGGTTTTCAAGATCAACAATTCGATGAAGTTGGTTCAGGTTCACCCTGCTCGGTTTCTCTTTGACAATCTTCCTGAGACGGCAGATCCGGAGGATATGGTGTGTTTCCTAATGGAATTTGGTGGGCAAGCGCTGACGATCGCAAAGCTACATCGACTCATAAAGGTTATCAAGTTTGAGCCCGAGCACGACGTCCGTGCGCGTTTGCAGAGCATCGGCAGATTCGCCATCTTTGTCGGCCATGCCAGGTGCTTAGCCGTCGATGCCGACAAGTTCCCGTCCGTCGAAGCGAACTGCGTCTACTACATTGAACGCTTGGGCTCGTCTGCCCACATGTGCAAGTACAACCTCCAGGATGAGAAAGATGAGAGGGTCTCTGATGCTGTAGATTTTGTGAAGCATAACAAGCAGTTTGTCCTTGCCGCTGACCGTCCTTTCACGATCATCCATCTTATCGCGAGCTATACCATCAACGTCCGGGATTCTGAACTAGCCTCGCAACAAATACCATTCGGCGAAGTCTTCGACGAAGATGAGACATCTCCTATGTTTATGGATGGTGGTCTCCTCCATCTCGACGAGTTGTATCATTAA